AAAGGGGGAGAGGGCTGTTGCCACAACAAACAGAAACTTTGTGGGAAGGATGGGAGACCCTGAAAGTGAGGTCTATCTCTCGAACCCTGCAGTGGCTGCTGCAACGGCCGTACTTGGCAGGATCGGATTACCTGAGGAGGTAGGTCTTTAAAATAGCACTTTATCCACGCAATAGTTCCAATCTAATGCCCAAATCCAGCAATAAGTCGTAATTTCTTCATTTATTGCTCCCCATCTTAAAGAAAGAGCTATGCATCTGGCGATTACAGAGGGTGGGTGGACTTGATTATCTCCGACGTAACCCTTACAATAAACTATATAGAGTCTGTGCCTAAATTGCAGTCACTTGTTCGTTTTCATACAAGGACTCTGATTACAGTGATTCCAGTTTGTTCGAGGATGTCACACCGAACATAAACCGGGAAGGAGAATAACTTTTGACAGAAAACATACCCCTGAAAAAGAGCGATGCCTTTCTCTGCAATTTTGTAATGGAACCCCTTTTAGTGATAAACAGGGCTGGAAGGGTTATCGCTTTCAACAAGGCCTTTACGGAGATCCTTGGAGGAAAGGAAGCATCCATAAAAGGCAAGGATTTCAGGGAGATAGAGGAATTAGCAAGTTTCTGGCCCTCTGTGCAACATTGTCTGAATACGTGTGAAGACATTAAGGACAGGTTGCGCATCGGTGAGATTGAGTATGAAGTCACAATACATCCTGCCACTTCAATTGATGGCAAGGAGATTCTGAGTCTGCTCTTCTATGACGTATCACATTATCTGACAGTAGAAAAGGAGCTTGTAAAACGTAATCGCGAGCTAATGGTTATTAATACACTTTCAGGTGCATTTATATCCTCATATGATATTGACAGGGTCTTTAATGACCTTCTTGAGAAGGTATTGATGATAACCGACTTCAGTGTAGGATGGATAATGTTGACCGACAACAGTGGTCTCATACTCAAGAGTCATGCAGGGGTTTCCCTGAATTTCCTGAAGCAGTTAAATGAAGGCAAGCTTGATGAGTTTGTCTGGTCAATACTGGATGCTGCAGAGCCGTTATATATACTTGAAAAGGATCAGGTCAAGAACTTTCATCATCTGAAAAAAGAGGGGGTTGTCTTCATGGGAGCAATACCTCTGAAGGTATCAAATTCGATATCCGGCATGCTCTTTCTTGCCAGCAGGTCTGAAAGGGTTTTTGACTTTGACCTTGCATCCATGATGGCCCTTGTGGGTAACCAGATATCCCTGATAGTGGAGAAGATCAGACTTTTTGAGGAGACAAGAAGGCTCTCTATAACTGATGACCTGACCGGTCTTTATAATGTGAGATTCTTTTACCGTTCCCTTGAGTCGGAACTTGCAAGGGCAAGGCGGTATCAGGATGCCTTTTGCCTTGTTATCTTTGACATTGATGACTTCAAGCTAATAAATGATACTTATGGTCACCAGGTTGGAGATGATGTCCTGAGAGAGGTGGCTGAGATTATCCTGAACTCAGCGAGGAAAACCGATATTGTTGCAAGATACGGCGGAGAAGAGTTTGTTATCATCCTTCCAAGAACATCCAAGACAGAGGCCCTTCTTCTTGCTGACAGGATCAGGGAGCGGGTGGAGGAAAATGTCTTCAATAAAAATAATACTGTAAAGATACATATAACCGTAAGTGGCGGTATATCAGGTTTTCCGGAAGATGGTAAATCTGCTAAAGACCTCTTGTATACCGCTGATATGGCGCTTTATCGTGCCAAGGGATCAGGAAAAAAACAGGTCGTCTGCCACTCATCTGAAACCTCATGAATTTTCATCCAGGTATCTTCGTTCATCTGTTATAATATCACATGATTCAGGTGTTTAAAAGACCGGAAAGCCTCAAGGATGTGCCTTTCAGGTTCTGTCCAGGATGTGGGCATAGTATAGTGCACCGTCTTGTTGCCGAGTGCATTGACGAACTCGGGATAAGGGAAAGGACCATAGGCACAGCACCTGTTGGTTGTGCCGTTTTTGCCTATGATTATTTTAATTTTGACGTAATAGAATGCGCACATGGAAGACCTCCTGCAGTCGCTACAGCCTTAAAAAGGGTGATGCCCGACAAGGTTGTCTTTTCCTACCAGGGAGACGGAGATCTTGCCTCTATAGGATTGGGAGAGATTGTCCATGCTGCCAACAGGGGTGAAAACCTCTCCGTCTTTTTTATAAATAATGCCACATATGGTATGACCGGCGGGCAGATGGCCCCCACTACACTGCTGGGACAAAAGACTACAACCACTCCTGCCGGGCGTGACCCGAAGAGCGAGGGGTATCCCCTTCCCATGGCCGAGATACTTGCGACCATTGAGGGTTCTGTTTTTATAGCCAGGACAGCCATTGACGGAATAAAGGGCATAAAAGAGACCAGGAAATTAATAAAAAGATCCTTTCAATATCAGTTGGAAGGCAAGGGGTTCAGCATGATCGAGATTTTATCTCCATGTCCGACTGTCTGGAAAAAAACCCCCGTGGAATCACTGCGGTGGTTAGCCAGCCAGATGGAATTAGTTTACAGGACAGGGATATTAATAGACAGGTGCCGGGAGTTACAGGATTGGAAAAAAGTATAATCATTTCAGGCTCCGGTGGACAGGGTATACTCTTGTTCGGCCGGCTGATTGCACACACACTAATGATCGAGGGTAAAAATGTCACCTATTTCCCATCCTATGGGGCCGAGATCAGAGGAGGAACTGCTAATTGTAGTGTAATAGTATCCGATGATTTAATTGGTTCTCCGTTGGTCATGAATCCTGATATTTTGATTGTTTTTAATTGTCCGTCCCTTGAGAGATTTCTGCCCAGGCTGAAAAGGGAAGGGGTTCTGTTCTATGATTCCTCTTTAATCACAAG
The Nitrospirota bacterium genome window above contains:
- a CDS encoding diguanylate cyclase, with amino-acid sequence MTENIPLKKSDAFLCNFVMEPLLVINRAGRVIAFNKAFTEILGGKEASIKGKDFREIEELASFWPSVQHCLNTCEDIKDRLRIGEIEYEVTIHPATSIDGKEILSLLFYDVSHYLTVEKELVKRNRELMVINTLSGAFISSYDIDRVFNDLLEKVLMITDFSVGWIMLTDNSGLILKSHAGVSLNFLKQLNEGKLDEFVWSILDAAEPLYILEKDQVKNFHHLKKEGVVFMGAIPLKVSNSISGMLFLASRSERVFDFDLASMMALVGNQISLIVEKIRLFEETRRLSITDDLTGLYNVRFFYRSLESELARARRYQDAFCLVIFDIDDFKLINDTYGHQVGDDVLREVAEIILNSARKTDIVARYGGEEFVIILPRTSKTEALLLADRIRERVEENVFNKNNTVKIHITVSGGISGFPEDGKSAKDLLYTADMALYRAKGSGKKQVVCHSSETS
- a CDS encoding thiamine pyrophosphate-dependent enzyme, with the protein product MIQVFKRPESLKDVPFRFCPGCGHSIVHRLVAECIDELGIRERTIGTAPVGCAVFAYDYFNFDVIECAHGRPPAVATALKRVMPDKVVFSYQGDGDLASIGLGEIVHAANRGENLSVFFINNATYGMTGGQMAPTTLLGQKTTTTPAGRDPKSEGYPLPMAEILATIEGSVFIARTAIDGIKGIKETRKLIKRSFQYQLEGKGFSMIEILSPCPTVWKKTPVESLRWLASQMELVYRTGILIDRCRELQDWKKV
- a CDS encoding 2-oxoacid:acceptor oxidoreductase family protein; the protein is MEKSIIISGSGGQGILLFGRLIAHTLMIEGKNVTYFPSYGAEIRGGTANCSVIVSDDLIGSPLVMNPDILIVFNCPSLERFLPRLKREGVLFYDSSLITSDGCDRLSVVDETSDFHSVGVEASGKAAGLGSIRYANMVMFGALLRKTVISDLSRAEKGLRALVSERHLALIPGNLEAIKVGYEL